A region from the Fusibacter sp. A1 genome encodes:
- a CDS encoding AbrB/MazE/SpoVT family DNA-binding domain-containing protein yields MKSTGIVRKVDELGRVVIPIELRRTLSIGEKDALEIFTESDTIILKKYEPACIFCGQAKGVTNLMGKNICPECITKIGNL; encoded by the coding sequence ATGAAATCAACCGGTATTGTTAGAAAAGTGGACGAACTAGGTCGTGTTGTAATTCCGATCGAGTTGAGAAGAACACTATCCATTGGCGAGAAAGACGCGCTAGAAATCTTCACAGAATCTGATACGATCATTCTTAAAAAGTATGAGCCTGCTTGCATCTTCTGCGGTCAAGCAAAAGGTGTTACAAACTTAATGGGTAAGAACATTTGTCCAGAGTGTATCACTAAGATTGGCAACTTATAA
- the rsmI gene encoding 16S rRNA (cytidine(1402)-2'-O)-methyltransferase: MLYICPTPIGNLGDMTYRAVETLKSVDEIACEDTRVTVKLLNHFEIKKHLFSYHEHNEKAMTEKIIEKLRSGMDIALVSDAGMPGISDPGEELIKACIRENIEYTVLPGASAAVTAVIASNMQTQPFHYEGFLDRQRRKKHLEKLKGITATLVFYESPHRILKALEDMLEVLGDRNITLGRELTKKYETYFHTTVSEAIRHYEQTPPKGEFVVVVEGYKEIKEEMTLEEAIDEVHKRVLGGERQKEVVKELAKVYGVDRQELYKATANQER; this comes from the coding sequence ATGCTTTATATTTGCCCTACGCCTATCGGAAACTTAGGCGATATGACCTACAGAGCAGTCGAAACGTTGAAGTCTGTGGATGAGATCGCATGCGAGGATACACGCGTGACGGTAAAATTACTCAATCATTTTGAAATAAAGAAGCATCTTTTCAGTTACCATGAACACAATGAAAAGGCGATGACAGAAAAAATCATTGAAAAATTAAGAAGCGGTATGGATATCGCACTCGTCAGCGACGCGGGCATGCCTGGTATTTCGGATCCTGGGGAGGAACTGATCAAGGCCTGTATTAGGGAAAACATCGAGTACACGGTTTTGCCGGGGGCAAGCGCAGCTGTCACAGCAGTGATCGCTTCGAACATGCAGACCCAACCCTTCCATTACGAGGGATTTTTAGACAGGCAAAGGCGAAAAAAACATTTGGAGAAACTCAAGGGAATCACAGCGACGCTGGTCTTTTACGAGTCGCCCCATCGAATTCTGAAAGCGCTTGAGGATATGCTCGAAGTCCTAGGCGACAGGAACATCACACTTGGTAGGGAACTTACAAAAAAGTATGAGACCTATTTCCACACGACCGTCTCAGAAGCCATAAGGCACTATGAGCAGACACCGCCAAAAGGCGAGTTCGTCGTGGTTGTAGAAGGCTATAAGGAAATCAAGGAAGAGATGACTTTGGAAGAGGCCATTGATGAAGTCCACAAAAGAGTCCTTGGCGGTGAAAGACAAAAGGAAGTCGTCAAAGAACTTGCCAAAGTTTACGGAGTTGACCGCCAGGAGCTTTATAAGGCGACTGCAAACCAAGAGCGATAA
- a CDS encoding tRNA1(Val) (adenine(37)-N6)-methyltransferase, translating into MLKDGERLDDLQVNGLQIIQNKKWFSFGIDAVLLANWTEIRKNNQVMDLGTGTAIVPLLIVGKSDAKHITGVELQAEVAEMADRTVKHNKLSDRITIVTGDIKEVPTTFSKGCMDVVTSNPPYFKVNGGIKNESDYKTISRHEVACSLEDIFKAAFHVLKPNGRFYLVHRPDRLVDIVEIARKMRLEPKRIQFVQPKFNSRPNIMLMKFVKYGNHELKFEDPIVVYDEDGGYTEMIYSIYRNASITVFGEKE; encoded by the coding sequence ATGTTAAAAGACGGTGAAAGACTGGATGATCTGCAAGTAAACGGACTTCAGATCATTCAAAACAAGAAATGGTTCAGTTTCGGCATCGACGCCGTGTTGCTTGCCAATTGGACTGAAATAAGAAAAAACAACCAAGTGATGGATCTTGGAACAGGTACCGCAATCGTTCCCCTGTTGATCGTAGGAAAATCCGATGCGAAACATATCACAGGAGTCGAGTTACAAGCCGAAGTGGCTGAAATGGCGGATAGGACTGTGAAGCACAACAAGCTTTCAGATCGAATCACCATTGTGACCGGCGACATAAAAGAGGTTCCGACCACTTTTTCAAAAGGATGTATGGACGTGGTCACATCGAACCCACCCTACTTTAAAGTCAACGGGGGAATCAAGAACGAATCGGATTATAAGACGATTTCAAGACATGAGGTGGCTTGTTCCTTAGAGGATATCTTTAAAGCCGCATTCCACGTGCTCAAGCCCAACGGTAGGTTCTACCTGGTACATCGACCGGACCGACTGGTGGATATCGTGGAGATAGCAAGAAAAATGAGGCTCGAACCCAAACGGATCCAGTTTGTTCAGCCTAAGTTCAATTCCAGACCCAATATCATGCTGATGAAGTTTGTGAAATATGGCAACCACGAGCTAAAGTTCGAGGATCCGATTGTCGTCTATGATGAGGATGGTGGATATACCGAGATGATCTACTCCATCTATAGGAATGCGAGTATCACCGTCTTTGGAGAAAAGGAGTGA
- a CDS encoding stage 0 sporulation family protein, with product MVKVIGVRFKKAGKIYYFDPGDFEIKKDDGVIVETVRGIEFGMVVVGIKEIAEEELVSPLKKVVRIATEEDSMAHEQNKEKALDAFELCVEKIKEHNLDMKLVDVEYTFDNNKVIFYFTADGRVDFRELVKDLASIFRTRIELRQIGVRDEAKMLNGIGQCGYQLCCATWLGDFVPVSIKMAKDQSLSLNPTKISGICGRLMCCLRYEYDTYRELNKELPKQGETVKTPDGPAVVFNVSVLKEMVKVKLLTGNQTKSGHPELSDDFFEYHNSLILREDRKRVKQGKKSCEDGNCKGKSDETVIVEDQPDEVFDK from the coding sequence ATGGTTAAGGTCATAGGAGTAAGGTTTAAAAAAGCTGGTAAGATCTATTATTTTGATCCAGGTGATTTCGAGATAAAAAAAGATGACGGTGTGATCGTCGAAACGGTCCGCGGTATCGAGTTTGGCATGGTGGTTGTCGGCATCAAGGAAATCGCGGAAGAAGAGCTTGTGTCACCACTGAAAAAGGTGGTCAGAATCGCAACGGAAGAAGATTCGATGGCGCACGAGCAAAACAAGGAAAAAGCGCTTGACGCCTTTGAACTATGCGTCGAGAAAATCAAAGAACATAACTTGGACATGAAGCTTGTGGATGTGGAATACACGTTCGACAACAATAAAGTGATATTCTATTTTACAGCGGATGGACGAGTGGATTTTAGAGAACTGGTGAAGGACCTTGCGTCGATCTTCAGAACTCGAATCGAACTTAGACAAATCGGAGTGCGCGACGAAGCGAAAATGCTCAACGGAATAGGCCAGTGCGGTTATCAGCTGTGCTGTGCGACTTGGCTTGGTGATTTTGTTCCCGTTTCGATTAAAATGGCCAAGGATCAAAGCCTTTCGCTCAATCCGACTAAGATTTCGGGAATTTGCGGACGACTCATGTGCTGCCTACGATATGAGTACGATACCTACAGAGAGCTCAACAAAGAACTTCCTAAGCAGGGTGAGACGGTCAAGACACCTGACGGACCGGCTGTCGTGTTCAATGTAAGCGTACTTAAAGAGATGGTGAAGGTAAAATTACTGACAGGCAACCAGACCAAAAGTGGCCATCCAGAACTCAGCGATGACTTTTTTGAGTATCACAACAGTTTAATCCTTCGTGAAGACCGCAAACGTGTCAAGCAAGGAAAAAAATCTTGCGAGGACGGAAACTGCAAGGGAAAATCAGATGAAACCGTAATAGTTGAAGATCAACCGGATGAGGTTTTTGATAAGTAA